One genomic region from Metallosphaera tengchongensis encodes:
- a CDS encoding cobyric acid synthase, which produces MAIIISSSMSDSGKSLVTAGLTKHFRSTPFKAQNMSLNSFPTRSGGEIAFIQAYQAMGSGLEPERYMNPVLLKPSGNGIEVIFMGDSLGNLAPSLYYSSIEKFWEKIKGLIKNEMIIESAGGVGEPNFMERDISGYRLMREGIPSILVLDIDRGGAFASAYGIYNMMPSSIRNTLKGFIINKFRGEEKFLDPAVRWLEDKTSMKFMGVIPYDHRLKIMAEDSMNISDLGDGELEVAVVAYPYMSNFNELHAFSKSNATLRFVTRPSQLSKADLVILPGTRNTKASLDWLIQNGFPERLRNKKILGICGGFQIMGRKLIDPYGLEAGEPAEYQGLGFLPVNVKFQKEKVVSLSLGVSDVGEITGYEIRRGKVEYEGWVPLLTIKQRNNIPVEVEDGADAGDKIGISIHGALYSEGGKKLLERFGIKIYSGSLKQEVTESVDLIYRILRDRVDLSLIEQIYRESETNSV; this is translated from the coding sequence ATGGCGATTATAATCTCTTCTAGTATGAGCGATTCAGGAAAATCTCTAGTAACTGCTGGATTAACTAAACATTTTCGTTCTACCCCGTTTAAGGCGCAGAATATGTCGCTTAACAGCTTTCCGACCAGGAGTGGAGGGGAGATAGCTTTCATCCAAGCCTATCAGGCTATGGGTAGCGGTTTAGAACCAGAAAGGTACATGAACCCAGTTCTCCTCAAGCCAAGCGGTAATGGGATCGAAGTTATATTCATGGGAGACTCCTTAGGTAATCTAGCTCCCTCTTTGTATTACTCTTCTATTGAGAAGTTTTGGGAAAAAATTAAAGGTCTCATCAAAAATGAAATGATTATAGAAAGTGCAGGGGGAGTCGGGGAGCCCAACTTCATGGAGAGGGACATTTCAGGTTACAGGTTAATGAGGGAAGGTATACCATCCATCCTAGTCCTCGACATTGATAGGGGTGGGGCGTTTGCCTCTGCGTATGGAATATATAACATGATGCCGTCGAGTATTAGAAATACGTTGAAGGGCTTTATCATTAACAAGTTTCGTGGAGAGGAAAAATTCTTGGATCCTGCAGTTAGGTGGCTGGAGGACAAAACTTCCATGAAATTTATGGGCGTTATCCCATACGATCATAGGTTGAAAATCATGGCGGAGGACTCAATGAACATATCAGATCTAGGGGACGGGGAACTAGAGGTAGCAGTAGTAGCTTATCCTTACATGAGCAACTTCAACGAACTCCACGCTTTTTCCAAGTCTAACGCAACTTTAAGATTCGTAACAAGACCCTCGCAATTGTCCAAGGCGGACCTAGTAATATTGCCCGGAACCAGAAATACAAAGGCGTCGTTGGACTGGTTGATTCAAAATGGTTTTCCAGAAAGATTGAGAAATAAGAAAATTTTAGGGATATGTGGAGGTTTTCAGATAATGGGAAGGAAGCTAATTGATCCTTACGGATTAGAAGCTGGAGAGCCTGCTGAATATCAGGGCTTAGGTTTCTTACCCGTGAATGTGAAGTTTCAGAAGGAGAAGGTAGTCTCCCTAAGTTTAGGCGTATCTGATGTGGGAGAGATTACGGGGTATGAGATAAGAAGAGGTAAGGTAGAATATGAAGGCTGGGTACCATTATTGACAATTAAACAGAGAAATAATATACCGGTGGAAGTGGAGGACGGTGCTGATGCTGGAGATAAGATAGGTATTAGCATTCACGGTGCTCTGTACTCAGAAGGTGGAAAAAAACTTCTAGAGAGATTCGGAATAAAAATTTACTCAGGTTCTCTGAAACAAGAGGTAACGGAATCGGTCGATCTAATCTATAGAATTTTGAGAGATAGGGTAGACCTCAGCCTGATAGAACAGATTTATAGGGAGAGTGAAACTAATTCAGTATAG
- a CDS encoding ATP-binding protein, whose translation MFSPEKFLEEITPQIRSVVGDSKVVAAVSGGVDSTTAAALMYRVLGNKVTPIMIDTGFLRKDEAESVKSMLKDIMPLKVVNRSQEFLGAVKGLEDAEEKRKTFRDTFYNTISIIMREENSKFLVQGTIAADWIETQGGIKTQHNVLVQLGINTERTWGFSLVEPLADLYKNEVRELARYLGLPRQISERQPFPGPGLLVRCVGKVTEDKLDVVRSANSIVEDALSELHPSQYFAAAFENEGQTDHTLSQKFKDEIFVYRTKATGVKGDVRSYGRMASFSFREDYEEIRQISKKITSLDFTRALMRVRSGKGKYTVVIRAVNTEDFMTADILEIKPDLLIQVAQRIMELNGVGEVVYDVTTKPPATIEFE comes from the coding sequence ATGTTCTCACCAGAGAAGTTCCTCGAAGAAATAACTCCGCAGATTAGGTCCGTCGTTGGAGACAGTAAGGTGGTAGCTGCGGTAAGTGGGGGAGTTGACAGCACTACTGCCGCTGCCCTCATGTACAGAGTTCTAGGGAATAAAGTTACACCAATAATGATAGATACTGGATTTTTAAGAAAGGATGAAGCAGAATCTGTTAAAAGTATGCTAAAGGATATTATGCCACTAAAGGTAGTGAACAGGAGTCAGGAGTTTCTAGGGGCAGTCAAGGGATTAGAAGACGCAGAGGAGAAGAGGAAAACCTTCAGGGATACATTTTACAATACTATTTCCATTATTATGAGAGAAGAAAATTCAAAATTTCTTGTACAGGGTACTATAGCTGCTGACTGGATAGAGACTCAAGGGGGGATAAAGACTCAGCATAACGTTTTAGTTCAACTAGGTATTAATACCGAGAGGACTTGGGGTTTCTCACTGGTTGAACCATTAGCTGATCTTTACAAAAACGAGGTCAGGGAACTTGCTAGATATTTAGGTTTGCCAAGGCAAATCTCCGAGAGACAACCCTTCCCAGGGCCAGGTTTACTAGTCAGATGTGTGGGAAAGGTAACTGAAGACAAGCTCGATGTTGTTAGAAGCGCCAATTCAATAGTGGAAGACGCGTTAAGTGAGCTTCATCCATCTCAGTACTTCGCCGCAGCCTTTGAAAACGAAGGTCAAACAGATCATACGCTTTCACAGAAGTTTAAGGACGAGATATTCGTCTACAGGACTAAAGCTACTGGGGTTAAGGGGGACGTAAGGAGCTATGGAAGGATGGCGTCCTTCAGCTTTCGAGAAGATTATGAAGAGATAAGACAGATCTCAAAGAAAATCACGTCACTTGACTTTACAAGAGCACTAATGAGAGTGAGATCAGGGAAGGGTAAGTACACTGTAGTTATTAGGGCAGTGAACACTGAGGATTTCATGACAGCTGATATTCTAGAGATAAAGCCTGATCTACTAATCCAAGTGGCCCAAAGGATAATGGAGCTGAACGGAGTCGGAGAAGTGGTTTACGATGTAACTACCAAACCGCCAGCGACCATAGAGTTTGAATGA
- the pth2 gene encoding peptidyl-tRNA hydrolase Pth2, with the protein MKMVIIVRTDINMGKGKIAAQVAHAAVSLVLQAFSGGTWRDWLDSWLSEGQPKIVVKINSLEDLLSRVERARRDNLPVAVISDAGKTQVEPGTITCAGIGPGPEEEIDRITGDLKLL; encoded by the coding sequence ATGAAGATGGTTATCATTGTGAGAACTGACATTAATATGGGTAAAGGAAAGATTGCAGCGCAAGTTGCTCACGCTGCTGTGAGCCTGGTATTACAAGCCTTTAGTGGAGGCACATGGAGAGACTGGTTAGACTCATGGCTATCTGAAGGTCAACCAAAGATAGTAGTTAAAATCAATTCCCTAGAAGATTTGTTGTCTAGGGTAGAGAGAGCTAGGAGAGACAATCTCCCTGTAGCTGTAATTTCAGATGCCGGGAAAACCCAAGTGGAGCCAGGAACCATTACTTGTGCCGGAATAGGACCGGGTCCGGAAGAAGAAATAGATAGAATAACTGGAGACCTTAAACTCCTGTGA
- the truD gene encoding tRNA pseudouridine(13) synthase TruD: MHLLDIAVGIEVKVHDWKEVNVSVPRPDGFNVIEEVNGKPCDQWVGSQKGKFAVYLVEKRGVDHFKLISRLTKILGEKPSYLGIKDANATTMQIVYVRSKRLDAYTEKNLRIKFLGYTDAKLDHTGNIFKINLVTEETNELEERVRTLKDEMLPAYVGYQRFGTRRPTTHLIGKAITQRDWCQAVKFMLGYPFLKESETMIKFRKDFMSGTISKDQLARAPYRERQVYLELDRSGDCLMALKRFLPQDLSFMVEAYQSYLFNRVLSRKLIYEKAKEDDIITLYTDPSLCDYECREVYEEENIGKNSFKIPELEVNLNNLRRNAFMRVKSLEFKDGVLSFSLDRGMYATVVLSELLNSDPASFT; the protein is encoded by the coding sequence TTGCATTTATTGGACATTGCAGTTGGCATAGAGGTTAAGGTTCACGACTGGAAAGAGGTTAACGTTAGCGTTCCCAGACCTGACGGTTTTAATGTTATAGAGGAAGTAAACGGAAAACCATGTGACCAATGGGTTGGTTCTCAAAAAGGAAAATTCGCGGTTTACCTTGTTGAAAAGAGAGGAGTGGATCACTTTAAGTTGATTTCAAGGCTCACTAAAATCTTAGGAGAGAAACCTAGCTACTTGGGTATAAAGGATGCCAATGCTACTACTATGCAGATCGTTTACGTTAGATCCAAGAGACTGGACGCTTATACTGAGAAAAACCTTAGAATAAAATTTCTCGGTTACACTGATGCAAAGCTAGATCATACGGGAAATATATTTAAGATAAATCTCGTCACCGAGGAGACAAACGAGCTTGAGGAAAGGGTCAGAACGTTAAAAGACGAGATGCTCCCAGCCTATGTTGGGTATCAGAGGTTTGGAACGAGGAGGCCCACTACTCACCTGATTGGGAAGGCCATTACTCAAAGGGATTGGTGTCAAGCCGTGAAGTTCATGTTAGGTTACCCATTTTTGAAGGAGAGTGAGACTATGATAAAATTTAGGAAAGACTTCATGTCAGGTACCATATCTAAAGATCAACTCGCTAGAGCTCCCTATAGGGAGAGGCAAGTTTACTTAGAGCTAGACAGGAGCGGAGATTGCCTTATGGCGTTAAAGAGGTTTCTTCCGCAGGATTTGAGCTTCATGGTAGAAGCTTACCAAAGTTATTTGTTCAATAGAGTTCTTTCACGGAAGCTGATCTACGAAAAGGCTAAGGAGGACGATATTATTACCCTCTACACAGACCCATCGCTTTGCGACTATGAATGCAGAGAGGTCTATGAGGAGGAAAACATAGGGAAAAATTCGTTCAAGATACCTGAGCTGGAGGTTAACCTGAATAATTTGAGAAGGAACGCCTTCATGAGAGTGAAGTCTCTAGAGTTCAAGGATGGTGTGCTTTCTTTTTCTCTTGACCGCGGCATGTACGCCACGGTTGTTCTATCCGAGCTTTTAAATAGTGATCCAGCAAGTTTCACGTGA
- the aspS gene encoding aspartate--tRNA(Asn) ligase → MLRTHFVSELNPALEGKEIVLAGWIHNLRDLGGKKFILLRDKSGIGQVVVDKSSPSFEITKELSQETAVQVRGFVKADKRAPNGVEVSCQELKILSKAKAPLPLDVADKVKADIEVRLKERLLDLRRLEMQAMIRVQSTAVRTFRETLYRNGFFEVFTPKIIATGTEGGAQLFPVIYFGKEAFLAQSPQLYKELLAGAVERVFEVAPAWRAEESDTPYHLAEFVSMDVEMAFADYNDVMNVVEEVIANVLDNIAKYHEADLAILNHKLPSITRPIKRVTYREAIEILQSQGLQIKFGDDISTPESRILNKVLGQDLYFITDWPADARPFYTRRKERDPEVSESFDLVYRWLELVSGSSRNYTREVLEKELRSRGLNPANFEFFLKWFDYGIPPHAGFGMGLQRFMLMLTGLQNVKEVSLFPRDKKRLIP, encoded by the coding sequence ATGCTTAGAACCCACTTCGTTTCTGAATTAAATCCGGCCCTAGAAGGTAAGGAAATAGTTTTGGCTGGATGGATCCACAACTTGAGAGATCTTGGGGGAAAGAAGTTTATCCTCCTTAGGGATAAGAGCGGGATAGGTCAGGTAGTAGTAGATAAGTCCTCCCCCTCATTTGAGATTACGAAGGAACTAAGCCAAGAAACTGCAGTTCAAGTTAGAGGTTTTGTGAAGGCTGACAAGAGAGCACCAAACGGTGTTGAGGTCTCATGTCAAGAATTGAAGATACTAAGCAAAGCCAAGGCTCCACTGCCTCTTGACGTAGCGGATAAGGTAAAGGCTGATATTGAAGTCAGACTGAAGGAGAGGCTTCTGGATCTAAGAAGGTTGGAAATGCAGGCAATGATACGAGTTCAGTCTACCGCAGTTAGAACCTTTAGAGAAACCTTGTATAGGAATGGGTTCTTCGAGGTTTTCACTCCCAAAATCATTGCTACTGGAACAGAAGGGGGAGCTCAACTCTTTCCTGTTATTTACTTCGGTAAAGAGGCGTTCCTTGCCCAGAGCCCACAGTTATACAAAGAACTGTTGGCTGGTGCAGTAGAAAGGGTATTCGAGGTTGCTCCTGCCTGGAGAGCTGAGGAGTCTGACACGCCTTACCATCTAGCTGAGTTCGTTAGTATGGACGTGGAAATGGCATTCGCAGACTACAATGATGTAATGAACGTTGTGGAGGAGGTCATAGCTAACGTTCTAGATAATATCGCCAAGTACCATGAAGCTGATTTAGCCATATTGAATCACAAACTTCCTTCAATAACCAGGCCCATAAAGAGAGTTACCTATAGGGAAGCCATAGAGATACTCCAGTCCCAAGGACTACAGATTAAGTTTGGGGACGACATAAGCACCCCAGAGTCTAGGATTTTAAATAAGGTACTAGGTCAAGATCTATATTTCATAACCGACTGGCCTGCAGACGCTAGACCATTCTACACGCGGAGAAAAGAGAGGGATCCAGAAGTTAGTGAGAGCTTCGATCTAGTTTATAGATGGTTAGAGTTAGTCTCAGGTAGCAGTAGAAACTACACCAGGGAGGTACTGGAAAAGGAATTGAGATCCCGAGGGTTGAACCCAGCTAATTTCGAGTTCTTCTTGAAATGGTTTGATTACGGGATTCCACCTCACGCAGGTTTCGGAATGGGATTGCAGAGATTCATGCTAATGTTAACTGGGTTACAGAACGTAAAGGAGGTCTCCCTATTTCCAAGAGATAAAAAGAGACTGATCCCATGA
- a CDS encoding transcription elongation factor NusA: MKIPLDYLCVRSGLLCDRCQRLVDSGDVDQFEIKVMEALLELEEGQFKELKDATYYKAIKSGNLLILLVDSPPSIDAPKWIKIARALQDKLRLKVRIIEKTTSIKNSAVQLLSPARVLGVNTVWLPDGSVQYVIRVAKNEKKLLPASANDLENALSKIHDTKVKIRVE, from the coding sequence ATGAAAATTCCTCTTGATTACCTTTGCGTCAGAAGCGGTCTTCTTTGCGATCGTTGCCAGAGACTTGTTGATAGCGGGGATGTAGATCAATTTGAGATCAAGGTAATGGAAGCTCTTTTGGAACTCGAAGAGGGTCAGTTTAAAGAACTGAAGGACGCCACTTACTACAAGGCTATTAAGTCAGGGAATTTACTCATACTCCTGGTCGATAGTCCGCCCTCAATAGACGCACCTAAGTGGATAAAGATAGCGAGGGCTTTACAAGACAAATTGAGACTGAAGGTGAGAATAATCGAGAAAACTACCAGCATAAAGAACAGTGCAGTGCAACTTCTTTCGCCCGCTAGGGTCTTGGGAGTTAATACCGTTTGGCTCCCAGACGGGTCAGTTCAGTACGTCATAAGGGTAGCAAAGAACGAGAAGAAGCTTTTACCAGCAAGTGCAAATGATCTAGAAAACGCTTTATCCAAGATCCACGATACAAAGGTCAAGATAAGGGTTGAATAA
- a CDS encoding 50S ribosomal protein L40e, with amino-acid sequence MPLTDQAKIQIVQQRVFIKKVCRSCGALNSIRATKCRRCHSTNLRPKKKELPTKRA; translated from the coding sequence ATGCCCCTCACAGATCAAGCAAAAATTCAGATAGTCCAACAGAGAGTGTTCATAAAGAAGGTATGTAGAAGTTGCGGCGCTCTTAACTCTATAAGAGCTACCAAGTGTAGGAGATGTCATAGCACCAATTTAAGACCTAAAAAGAAGGAATTGCCAACTAAGAGAGCTTAA
- a CDS encoding nucleotidyltransferase, producing MISFEKIGEILDEIRRLMDFVIIGDTVVDLTLNRKVTESDVDIFPINFSVLIEGDLLKSFAEERNWEVGSTPIDTPRLIVPVDDEQLQLDFYENIQDFFVPPVVVESAEEMKVGGKTFKVIKIEDYILLKANAFREEDETEIKKIIQLIGEKKIKIDLKILSEHAKDFEENAQSIRERLASIGLKLS from the coding sequence TTGATCTCGTTTGAAAAAATTGGTGAGATATTGGATGAGATAAGGCGGTTAATGGACTTCGTCATAATAGGGGACACCGTTGTTGATCTAACCCTAAATAGGAAAGTTACTGAGAGTGACGTTGACATTTTTCCCATAAATTTCAGCGTACTAATTGAGGGGGATCTACTAAAAAGTTTCGCTGAGGAGAGGAATTGGGAGGTAGGTTCTACGCCTATTGATACCCCTAGGCTGATAGTACCAGTAGATGATGAGCAACTACAATTGGACTTCTACGAAAACATCCAGGACTTCTTTGTGCCTCCAGTAGTTGTGGAAAGCGCTGAGGAGATGAAGGTTGGAGGAAAGACTTTCAAAGTTATAAAAATAGAGGACTACATTCTTCTGAAGGCCAACGCGTTCAGGGAGGAGGATGAGACTGAGATTAAAAAAATAATACAATTGATAGGGGAAAAGAAAATCAAAATTGACTTGAAAATCCTAAGCGAACACGCTAAAGATTTTGAGGAGAACGCTCAAAGCATAAGGGAAAGGTTAGCTTCCATTGGACTTAAGCTCTCTTAG
- a CDS encoding thiamine pyrophosphate-binding protein: protein MSQPKRKEETVGREMTGDEALAYVLKEIGVKKVFSTPSIPDFLKERLVQYNLDVDVSMSLRDAVALADVYARENNDAGVVISVPGTSILEGISTISQAFSDSVPLLLIGTLRSYRDVGRARVGELRSPDDVSTAISPFVKTKERVISIEEITVTVEKGYKEALSNRMRPAYVEIAEELFRLKAYPLSTAEQKPERKTPDKNTVAKVAEVLGNSKLPVIVAGHGVKASNSMDLLRELAELLDSPVITTIRGKGVFPASHPLYAGEGLGLFSTEVASKIMMEADSILVVGSRLPQLSTAGWSMRYKGLLMHNNVDGEDIGKVVMPQVPIVSDTGLFLKELVANLKQKIKDNIKRDVRSEISSSRRVFSMKPHTKLWPYDVTRLLQNFKFSKYYVDLSSTTFDLIRLPMDTPIWYTSETILEKNIGVAGVLQSNDPNSLGVTDLGGIQRNIGLIIQRRSTSRGTIIILNDGNSTYLDTYKSDIPSIGRTGIHVELDRKLEDSLDAITVDTYGALKSALENRSNGLNIINVKIDPEFESVTLLRS from the coding sequence TTGAGTCAACCAAAAAGGAAAGAGGAGACAGTAGGTAGGGAGATGACTGGCGACGAGGCCTTAGCCTATGTCTTAAAGGAGATAGGAGTTAAGAAGGTATTTTCTACTCCTAGCATACCTGATTTCCTCAAGGAGAGGTTGGTTCAATATAACCTTGATGTAGACGTATCCATGAGTCTCAGGGACGCAGTAGCTTTGGCTGACGTGTACGCAAGGGAGAACAATGATGCAGGTGTAGTTATAAGTGTTCCTGGTACTTCCATTTTAGAAGGGATTAGCACAATTTCACAAGCATTCTCAGACTCGGTTCCTCTCCTTCTAATTGGGACATTGAGGTCTTATAGGGACGTAGGTAGGGCAAGGGTAGGGGAATTGCGATCTCCGGATGACGTTTCCACAGCCATTTCACCATTTGTAAAAACAAAGGAAAGAGTGATAAGCATTGAGGAAATAACTGTGACTGTAGAGAAAGGTTACAAGGAAGCCTTAAGCAATAGAATGAGGCCTGCATATGTGGAAATAGCCGAGGAACTGTTTAGGCTAAAGGCTTATCCCCTATCTACTGCAGAGCAGAAACCTGAAAGGAAAACTCCAGACAAAAACACGGTCGCGAAGGTAGCTGAAGTATTGGGAAATTCAAAGCTTCCAGTCATTGTTGCAGGTCATGGGGTGAAGGCTAGTAACTCCATGGATCTCTTAAGGGAATTGGCAGAGTTGCTGGATTCCCCAGTTATAACCACAATAAGAGGGAAGGGAGTGTTCCCAGCATCCCATCCCCTATACGCTGGCGAGGGTTTGGGATTGTTCTCGACGGAGGTTGCATCTAAAATAATGATGGAAGCAGACTCTATATTGGTTGTGGGTTCTAGGTTACCTCAACTCTCAACTGCTGGATGGTCGATGAGGTATAAGGGATTGTTGATGCATAACAATGTAGATGGAGAGGACATAGGTAAAGTGGTAATGCCTCAAGTGCCCATAGTGTCTGATACAGGTCTCTTCCTGAAGGAACTTGTAGCAAACCTGAAACAGAAGATAAAGGACAATATTAAGAGAGATGTGAGATCTGAAATTTCTTCTAGCAGGAGAGTGTTTTCTATGAAACCTCATACTAAACTTTGGCCTTATGACGTGACAAGGCTCCTCCAGAACTTCAAATTCTCCAAGTACTACGTGGATCTATCATCTACTACGTTTGACCTGATCAGATTGCCTATGGATACTCCGATTTGGTACACTAGCGAGACGATTCTGGAGAAAAATATAGGGGTAGCTGGGGTTCTGCAATCCAACGACCCTAACTCCTTGGGGGTTACTGACCTTGGAGGGATTCAAAGAAATATAGGGCTCATAATCCAGAGGAGGTCGACCTCGAGGGGAACTATCATAATCCTTAATGACGGGAACTCTACTTATCTGGATACGTATAAATCAGATATACCTTCTATAGGTAGGACGGGAATTCACGTGGAACTTGATAGGAAACTTGAAGATTCCTTAGATGCTATAACCGTTGATACTTATGGAGCCCTAAAGAGTGCTCTCGAAAACAGATCCAACGGGCTGAACATAATTAACGTGAAAATTGACCCAGAGTTTGAGTCAGTTACACTTCTACGGTCTTAA
- a CDS encoding signal recognition particle subunit SRP19/SEC65 family protein, producing the protein MSLRDYEGERVVIWLAYFVATSRREGRKFPKLRITLKEIVDVSKEMGLDPIVLEKTHPSSKIKGMLVVKKIGSKQKTIKAIYEKLKHR; encoded by the coding sequence ATGAGTTTACGTGATTATGAGGGAGAAAGGGTAGTAATCTGGCTGGCCTATTTTGTTGCCACCTCAAGGAGAGAAGGAAGAAAGTTCCCAAAACTAAGAATAACCCTAAAGGAGATAGTGGACGTTTCAAAGGAGATGGGGTTAGATCCTATAGTTCTTGAGAAAACCCATCCTTCAAGCAAAATAAAAGGAATGTTAGTTGTAAAGAAAATCGGATCCAAACAAAAAACGATCAAGGCTATATATGAAAAGTTAAAGCATCGATAG
- a CDS encoding 30S ribosomal protein S8e produces MGVFQGRDLRKITGGKKSEFRGKRKFEIGSQPTETKVHTEDVREKARGLGGNIKIRLTYAGYANVLNPDDGTAKKVKILEVLESPANREYARRGILVKGSVIRTELGKAVITSRPGQDGTINAILIRK; encoded by the coding sequence ATGGGTGTGTTTCAAGGAAGGGACTTAAGGAAGATCACCGGCGGTAAAAAATCTGAATTTAGAGGGAAAAGGAAATTTGAAATTGGTAGCCAACCAACAGAAACAAAAGTTCACACAGAAGATGTACGAGAAAAGGCCAGAGGTCTGGGAGGGAACATTAAAATCAGATTGACCTACGCAGGTTACGCCAACGTACTGAATCCAGATGACGGTACTGCAAAGAAAGTTAAAATTCTTGAGGTCTTAGAGAGCCCTGCCAACAGAGAATATGCCAGAAGAGGCATTTTAGTCAAGGGCTCTGTAATCAGAACTGAACTTGGTAAGGCCGTTATAACTTCAAGACCTGGGCAAGACGGTACAATAAATGCTATACTGATCAGAAAATGA
- the uppS gene encoding polyprenyl diphosphate synthase, which yields MGGDMLKTLMKPLYPLYEKVLWHEIKGGPIPSHVAIIPDGNRRWARNNNQTINEAYMLGYKKLREVLIWLLDVGVKNVTVFALSTENCTKRTRSELDIIMGYIKRGIEELVTEEFIYKYKIRVRAIGKLEMVTEDLRKSVSKVSEISSKYSERKLTLAICYGGRQEILDAVSRMLRDIEKKDLSNITEAEFRKYFYDEELSDIDLVIRTSGEMRISNFLLWHLAYSELFFCEAYWPDFRKIDLWRAIRAYQHRLRRFGA from the coding sequence ATTGGAGGAGATATGCTTAAAACATTAATGAAACCACTCTACCCACTATACGAAAAAGTACTTTGGCACGAAATTAAGGGTGGTCCTATTCCGAGTCACGTGGCCATTATTCCTGATGGGAATAGGAGATGGGCTAGGAATAACAATCAGACAATTAATGAGGCGTATATGTTGGGATATAAGAAGCTTAGGGAAGTCCTCATCTGGCTTCTAGATGTTGGAGTAAAAAACGTAACCGTGTTTGCGTTATCTACTGAAAACTGCACTAAGAGGACTAGATCTGAGCTAGATATTATCATGGGATACATAAAAAGGGGTATAGAGGAACTTGTGACCGAAGAATTCATTTACAAGTACAAGATCAGGGTTAGGGCAATTGGCAAGCTGGAGATGGTCACTGAGGATCTGAGGAAATCTGTATCTAAAGTGAGTGAGATTTCATCTAAATATTCTGAGAGAAAACTGACCTTAGCAATATGTTATGGAGGAAGACAAGAAATTCTAGATGCGGTTTCGAGGATGCTTAGGGATATTGAGAAAAAGGATCTATCAAACATTACTGAGGCTGAGTTTAGGAAATATTTCTACGACGAGGAACTGAGCGATATCGATCTAGTCATAAGAACTTCCGGAGAAATGAGGATAAGCAACTTTCTCCTTTGGCACCTGGCGTACTCAGAGCTATTCTTCTGCGAGGCCTACTGGCCAGATTTCAGGAAGATCGATCTCTGGAGAGCCATTAGGGCTTACCAACACAGGCTGAGAAGGTTCGGGGCTTAA